The following coding sequences are from one Methanococcoides orientis window:
- the pyrI gene encoding aspartate carbamoyltransferase regulatory subunit — translation MEETPIPEIRVHPIRNGTVIDHITAGQALNVLNILNIPNPSSGVVSIIINAPSVHGIKDVVKIEGRELNVEEVDRISLIAPKATINIIRNFEVSGKTHVHIPEKVSGVVKCINPNCISNSNEPVTSRFTVKPDGRKITLRCSYCERTISEDIGNHLL, via the coding sequence ATGGAAGAAACTCCCATCCCGGAGATCCGGGTACATCCGATAAGAAATGGAACTGTCATCGATCACATTACTGCAGGGCAGGCACTGAATGTTCTGAACATCCTTAATATTCCCAACCCCTCTTCAGGTGTTGTAAGCATAATTATCAATGCTCCGAGTGTTCATGGGATCAAAGATGTTGTTAAGATCGAAGGCAGAGAGCTGAATGTAGAAGAGGTTGACAGGATATCCCTGATCGCACCGAAAGCTACGATCAATATTATCAGGAATTTTGAAGTATCAGGGAAAACACATGTGCACATTCCGGAAAAGGTGAGTGGTGTGGTAAAATGCATAAATCCAAATTGTATTTCCAACAGTAACGAACCTGTCACATCTAGGTTTACTGTTAAGCCGGATGGACGAAAGATAACTCTCCGTTGTTCTTATTGTGAAAGAACAATTTCAGAAGATATCGGGAATCACCTTCTCTGA
- the dapB gene encoding 4-hydroxy-tetrahydrodipicolinate reductase: MINAAVTGASGRMGKLLIENIIEMDGIQLSAAFDLVNIGKDVGEVAQLGKLDVEVSDVADMAIVLKESKTDVVIDFTIAAATVVNAPIVADAGVDLVIGTTGFSPEQRSIIEDAINRNNTTGIISPNYSMGVNVFFKILQETAKYLSDYDIEVIEAHHNQKKDAPSGTAMRAAEVISETLGGKDFVYGREGLAPREKEIGIHAVRGGDIVGDHTVLFAGGSERIEIKHQAHSRNAFASGAVKSAIWIANAEPGIYTMDDILGI, translated from the coding sequence ATGATCAACGCAGCAGTTACCGGCGCTTCAGGAAGAATGGGGAAACTCCTTATCGAGAACATAATCGAGATGGATGGGATCCAGCTTTCTGCTGCCTTCGACCTTGTGAACATTGGCAAGGATGTAGGAGAGGTTGCACAGTTAGGAAAGCTTGATGTTGAGGTCTCCGATGTTGCTGATATGGCAATCGTTCTCAAAGAGTCAAAAACGGATGTAGTAATAGACTTTACAATTGCAGCTGCAACAGTTGTGAACGCACCAATTGTAGCAGATGCAGGCGTTGACCTTGTAATTGGAACTACCGGTTTCAGCCCGGAGCAGCGTTCAATTATCGAGGACGCAATTAACAGGAACAATACTACAGGCATAATCTCGCCAAATTACTCCATGGGCGTTAATGTCTTTTTCAAGATACTACAGGAAACTGCAAAATACCTTTCCGATTATGACATAGAGGTCATCGAAGCTCACCACAACCAGAAAAAGGATGCACCCAGCGGCACCGCAATGAGAGCTGCTGAAGTGATCAGTGAAACACTGGGCGGAAAGGACTTCGTATACGGAAGAGAAGGTCTCGCCCCAAGGGAGAAAGAAATCGGCATCCACGCAGTACGCGGTGGAGATATCGTAGGCGATCACACAGTCCTCTTCGCCGGTGGTAGTGAGCGCATAGAGATCAAACACCAGGCTCACTCAAGAAATGCATTTGCATCAGGAGCTGTGAAGTCAGCTATCTGGATAGCAAACGCAGAACCAGGCATCTATACAATGGATGATATCCTGGGCATCTAA
- a CDS encoding 30S ribosomal protein S17e, protein MGNIRQTNIKNIAFRLIDNHGDVFTTDFDQNKLLVSQYTTIESKVIRNRVAGYVTRKITHPKKI, encoded by the coding sequence ATGGGAAATATTAGACAGACAAACATCAAGAACATTGCATTTCGCCTGATCGACAACCACGGAGACGTATTCACAACAGACTTTGACCAGAACAAGCTTCTCGTTTCACAATACACAACTATCGAGAGCAAGGTCATCAGAAACCGTGTCGCAGGCTACGTTACACGTAAGATCACACACCCAAAGAAGATCTAA
- the recQ gene encoding DNA helicase RecQ — protein MIIGIHMHRTLQKYFGYSEFRPLQEDIISDVLNKKDTFVLMPTGGGKSICYQIPALMMDGLAIVVSPLISLMKDQVDGLVSNGISAAYLNSTLSHREVQETTRAILDGNLKILYVAPERLCMKSTLDLLSYVNVSLFAIDEAHCISQWGHDFRPEYHRLGFLKEKFPDVPVIGLTATATPKVKDDTIKLLKLKSPSVYVASFNRSNLTYDIRPKKDSYGDLVKYIQGQAGNSGIIYCNSRKSVESISKKLNNKGFHTLPYHAGLSDSKRHEHQERFIRDDVDIIVATVAFGMGIDKPNVRFVIHYDLPKNIEGYYQETGRGGRDGLECECILYFSRGDWYKIKYFIDQMSKKSERDIATVKLRDMIDYCESTTCRRKVLLSYFGEELESDYCGGCDVCLKPRDTFDASDAARTLLSCVDEVNERFGMTHIVDIISGSMAKKIKSYKHDRLKSHGTGDGYSKSEWLDMAREMVRLGYLDVKGARYPLLSLNKKSREILAGGEVYLTRSSGAVSVKSSRSKSTTPKVSVSKNVTPKTPASKTTASKTTNSKGATSKRSPAPKKPKRVPTPISRPDKKLFDRLKILRKKLAVDEDVPPYIIFADTSLRQMAVKYPIRNEEFLDITGVGEFKLKKYGPVFMEEIARYLKGSK, from the coding sequence ATGATCATCGGTATTCACATGCACAGGACACTCCAGAAATATTTCGGTTATAGCGAATTCCGCCCCCTGCAGGAGGATATCATCAGTGATGTCCTTAACAAAAAGGACACATTCGTACTGATGCCCACCGGGGGCGGGAAGTCTATTTGTTATCAGATCCCGGCGCTGATGATGGATGGTCTTGCGATCGTAGTTTCTCCTTTGATATCCCTCATGAAGGATCAGGTAGATGGTCTGGTCAGCAACGGTATATCTGCAGCTTATCTTAACAGCACATTGAGCCATCGCGAGGTTCAGGAGACCACACGTGCTATTCTGGATGGCAACCTGAAGATCCTTTATGTTGCACCTGAAAGACTTTGCATGAAGAGTACACTGGACCTTCTCAGCTATGTCAATGTCAGTTTGTTCGCTATTGATGAGGCACATTGCATTTCTCAATGGGGTCACGACTTCAGACCCGAATACCACCGTCTGGGATTCCTGAAAGAGAAATTCCCTGATGTTCCTGTCATCGGGTTGACAGCTACTGCCACTCCAAAGGTCAAAGATGATACTATCAAGCTTCTGAAATTAAAGTCTCCTTCTGTTTATGTGGCGAGTTTCAACCGAAGTAATCTTACCTATGATATAAGGCCGAAAAAGGATTCATACGGCGATCTGGTTAAATATATTCAGGGGCAGGCCGGTAATTCCGGTATCATATACTGCAACAGCCGAAAGAGTGTGGAATCCATCTCCAAAAAGCTCAACAATAAAGGTTTTCACACGTTGCCCTATCATGCAGGTCTGTCTGATTCAAAAAGACATGAACATCAGGAACGTTTCATAAGGGATGATGTTGACATCATTGTGGCAACAGTTGCATTTGGAATGGGTATTGACAAACCGAATGTGAGATTTGTTATTCATTATGATCTTCCCAAGAACATTGAAGGCTATTATCAGGAAACTGGCAGGGGGGGCCGTGATGGTCTTGAATGTGAGTGCATCCTGTATTTCAGCCGTGGGGATTGGTACAAGATTAAGTACTTCATCGATCAGATGTCAAAAAAGTCAGAACGTGATATTGCAACTGTAAAGCTTCGGGACATGATCGATTATTGTGAAAGTACGACATGCCGCAGGAAGGTGCTACTGAGCTATTTCGGGGAGGAACTGGAGTCTGATTATTGTGGCGGATGCGATGTCTGCCTTAAGCCTCGTGATACTTTTGATGCTTCGGATGCTGCAAGAACACTGTTATCCTGTGTGGATGAGGTCAATGAACGTTTCGGGATGACTCACATAGTGGACATTATATCTGGTTCCATGGCAAAAAAGATCAAAAGTTACAAGCATGACAGGCTTAAAAGTCATGGCACTGGTGACGGGTACAGCAAATCTGAGTGGCTTGATATGGCAAGAGAGATGGTTCGTCTTGGTTATCTTGACGTGAAAGGTGCACGATACCCTCTCTTAAGCCTGAACAAAAAAAGCCGGGAAATACTTGCAGGAGGTGAGGTTTACCTGACGCGTTCCTCTGGTGCGGTTAGTGTGAAGTCCAGTAGATCTAAAAGCACTACTCCAAAGGTTTCTGTCTCAAAGAACGTTACTCCAAAGACCCCTGCTTCAAAGACTACTGCCTCGAAGACAACGAATTCAAAGGGTGCTACCTCAAAGAGATCTCCTGCTCCTAAAAAACCAAAGAGGGTTCCAACGCCGATATCCCGGCCTGACAAAAAACTGTTTGATAGGCTTAAGATATTACGGAAAAAACTGGCAGTGGATGAAGATGTTCCGCCTTACATCATCTTTGCGGATACCAGCCTTCGGCAGATGGCGGTAAAATATCCTATAAGGAATGAGGAATTCCTGGACATTACTGGTGTGGGTGAGTTCAAATTGAAAAAGTACGGGCCTGTCTTCATGGAAGAGATTGCCCGATACTTAAAAGGATCTAAGTGA
- a CDS encoding A24 family peptidase C-terminal domain-containing protein — MIELLKVLVCTPFLIYACYSDIKTRRVTNSLWPKMLGAGAIFMAYDAFRYGIPYIKWTAISFILIFTFVYILFYMNAFGGADAKVLMVISLILPIYPAMELFGRQLPIYGIPPLNLFTFSVFGNSVILTIIVPIGLFLYNLSQPSLKETLKKPHYMFVGYRCPVSKLDKPHIRLMETFEEGNDEIKNKFTKYGTKLDEDTISKMEMYAEKGLIGERVWVTPGLPFMIPITAGFIAAVIYGDLIFQLTLSFFF; from the coding sequence ATGATCGAACTACTTAAGGTGCTTGTCTGCACTCCCTTCCTTATATATGCCTGCTACTCCGACATCAAGACACGAAGAGTGACAAACAGCCTCTGGCCCAAGATGCTAGGAGCAGGTGCCATCTTCATGGCATATGATGCTTTCAGATACGGCATACCTTACATAAAATGGACAGCCATTTCATTCATACTGATCTTTACATTCGTCTATATATTATTCTACATGAATGCCTTTGGAGGCGCAGATGCAAAGGTCCTGATGGTTATTTCCCTTATATTGCCAATATATCCCGCAATGGAACTATTCGGCAGACAATTGCCAATTTACGGGATTCCACCGCTTAACCTTTTCACATTTAGTGTCTTTGGCAATTCAGTCATACTGACAATAATAGTACCAATCGGATTGTTCCTTTACAATCTTAGTCAGCCTTCATTGAAAGAGACACTGAAGAAACCACATTACATGTTCGTCGGATACAGATGTCCGGTATCAAAACTTGATAAACCTCATATAAGACTGATGGAAACCTTTGAAGAAGGCAATGATGAGATAAAGAATAAATTTACCAAATATGGTACAAAACTTGATGAGGATACGATATCAAAAATGGAAATGTATGCAGAAAAAGGTCTTATTGGTGAGAGAGTATGGGTCACACCCGGCCTACCATTCATGATACCCATAACTGCAGGATTCATAGCGGCGGTGATATACGGAGACCTTATATTCCAGCTAACGTTAAGTTTCTTTTTTTGA
- a CDS encoding DUF5788 family protein encodes MGLLSMVDDQLITKNQRAKLLARLHRHLFWCGERIPDEVEIEGKMIPLHEIIWKLINKPKLTGEDRVYIDHFIVALRKKARSCENYLEKTDLTLEQAKDVFDKTAGLLRAIMDLKDIEELSGPERMKKYQEEAEKCKLKDAKSWMNFIAELEG; translated from the coding sequence GTGGGTCTGTTGAGTATGGTGGATGATCAGCTAATAACCAAAAATCAGCGTGCAAAGCTTTTAGCCCGACTTCACAGGCACTTGTTCTGGTGTGGTGAGCGAATACCTGATGAGGTTGAGATCGAAGGTAAAATGATACCACTACATGAGATCATATGGAAGCTTATCAATAAACCGAAGCTGACCGGGGAAGATAGGGTGTACATTGATCACTTTATCGTTGCTCTCAGGAAAAAAGCAAGGTCTTGTGAAAATTATCTTGAGAAAACTGATCTGACCCTTGAACAGGCCAAAGACGTTTTTGACAAGACTGCCGGACTTCTGCGTGCCATAATGGACCTTAAGGATATTGAAGAGCTTTCCGGTCCTGAACGCATGAAAAAGTATCAGGAAGAAGCTGAAAAGTGTAAACTTAAGGATGCAAAGAGCTGGATGAACTTCATAGCTGAACTTGAAGGCTGA
- the dinB gene encoding DNA polymerase IV: protein MKNIKIIFHVDMDSFYSSVEVAVDTNLKGLPVVVGSDPMNGEGRGVVSTCSYEAREYGIHSAMPISKAYRLCPNAVYLRVNMPLYKKVSANIMDILRSYSSKFQQVSVDEAYLDVTDLVSDFDAAADLALKIKEEVHLKEGITCSIGVAPNKSIAKIASDYQKPDGLTVVRPDDVGSFLFPLDVSRISGVGKKTSSLLNGIGIRTIGDLAGYDVQALRERFGKFGLVMHQLANGLDDRSVMERGDVKSISKEDTFDRDTSDMDLVENVIDTLSENVHTSLLKKKYLFKTVTIKVRLEDFTTYTRAKTLGAYSNDLSAIKRTSKVLLQEFRGRGKLRLVGVGVTKLDKMDEKQTRLTDFV from the coding sequence GTGAAAAACATTAAGATAATATTCCATGTGGATATGGACAGCTTCTATTCATCAGTAGAGGTTGCAGTAGACACGAATCTAAAAGGTCTGCCTGTAGTTGTCGGCTCTGATCCAATGAATGGTGAGGGCAGGGGTGTCGTCAGCACCTGTTCCTATGAGGCACGTGAATATGGTATACATTCGGCCATGCCTATCTCAAAGGCCTATCGTCTTTGTCCAAATGCTGTCTATCTCCGTGTAAATATGCCCCTTTACAAAAAGGTCTCCGCAAATATCATGGATATTCTAAGGAGTTACTCTTCTAAGTTCCAGCAAGTAAGTGTGGATGAAGCTTATCTTGATGTAACTGACCTTGTATCTGATTTTGATGCAGCGGCTGATCTTGCATTGAAGATAAAGGAGGAGGTCCATCTCAAAGAAGGGATCACCTGCTCTATAGGAGTAGCTCCTAACAAGTCCATTGCAAAGATAGCTTCTGATTACCAGAAACCCGATGGATTGACTGTGGTAAGGCCGGATGATGTGGGAAGTTTCCTGTTTCCACTGGATGTCTCCAGGATATCCGGCGTAGGCAAAAAGACCTCTTCCTTGCTTAACGGTATCGGCATCCGGACCATTGGTGATCTGGCAGGATATGATGTGCAGGCTCTGCGTGAACGTTTCGGTAAGTTTGGTCTTGTGATGCACCAGCTTGCAAATGGGTTGGATGATCGAAGTGTTATGGAAAGGGGGGATGTAAAATCGATCAGCAAGGAAGATACGTTTGACCGTGACACTTCTGATATGGATCTTGTGGAAAATGTGATCGATACTCTTTCAGAGAATGTACATACTTCCCTTTTGAAAAAGAAATACCTGTTCAAGACAGTTACCATAAAAGTGAGACTTGAAGACTTCACAACATACACAAGGGCAAAGACATTGGGCGCTTATTCAAATGATCTTTCTGCCATCAAAAGGACTTCAAAGGTGCTTCTTCAGGAATTCAGGGGCAGGGGCAAGCTCCGACTGGTGGGTGTTGGGGTTACTAAGCTTGATAAAATGGATGAAAAGCAAACGCGACTGACTGATTTTGTTTGA
- the hxlA gene encoding 3-hexulose-6-phosphate synthase — MGDHINTIIQVALDLLEIDRAIQIAREAIQGGANWIEAGTPLIKSEGMNAVRQLKKEFPDHAILADMKIADTGAFEVEMAAKAGADIVMLLGNADDSTVKDAVRSARKYGVKLMADLIIVEDPVTRAQELEKMGIDYINMHAGIDQQMTGKDPTPLLERIIQGVNIPVAAAGGLDANTSAQAVKAGASIVIVGGNITQSDDVTASAKKIRESVDAIEIPEFERQTLEQETRKLLSEVSTPNISDAMHRKGAMKNIHSMVTDKKMVGTAVTVQTFEGDWAKSVEAIEVAGEGDVIVIYNGSPHIAPWGGLATLSCLNKGIAGIVIDGAVRDIDEIRRIGLPVFATANVPNAGDPKGFGEINATINCGSQVVNPGDYIVGDDNGVVVIEKERAYEIARRAKEVEKNEKRLYEEIKRGSTLSEVLKLKKWEKM; from the coding sequence ATGGGTGATCATATTAATACAATAATTCAGGTAGCACTTGACCTGCTGGAGATCGACCGGGCCATACAGATCGCAAGAGAAGCGATCCAGGGAGGCGCGAACTGGATCGAAGCAGGAACTCCACTTATCAAAAGCGAAGGGATGAATGCTGTCCGGCAGCTCAAGAAGGAATTCCCTGATCACGCCATCCTTGCGGATATGAAAATTGCAGATACAGGTGCATTTGAAGTGGAGATGGCTGCCAAAGCCGGTGCCGACATTGTAATGTTGCTCGGCAATGCAGATGATTCCACGGTAAAGGATGCAGTCAGATCTGCACGAAAATACGGTGTCAAGCTTATGGCTGACCTGATCATCGTAGAAGACCCGGTCACCAGGGCGCAAGAGCTGGAAAAGATGGGAATTGACTATATCAACATGCATGCAGGGATAGACCAGCAGATGACCGGAAAGGACCCCACCCCCTTGCTCGAAAGGATCATACAGGGAGTGAACATACCAGTCGCAGCTGCAGGCGGACTTGATGCCAACACATCTGCACAGGCAGTCAAAGCAGGTGCCAGTATTGTCATTGTCGGAGGGAACATCACACAATCAGATGATGTGACAGCGTCTGCAAAAAAGATACGTGAAAGTGTTGATGCCATTGAGATCCCTGAATTTGAACGCCAGACGTTGGAACAGGAGACCAGAAAGTTACTATCAGAGGTTTCCACACCAAATATCTCAGATGCCATGCATCGAAAAGGTGCGATGAAGAACATCCATTCCATGGTAACCGACAAAAAGATGGTCGGCACAGCTGTCACAGTACAGACCTTTGAAGGGGACTGGGCAAAAAGTGTTGAGGCCATCGAAGTCGCCGGAGAGGGAGATGTCATTGTGATCTACAACGGAAGTCCACACATTGCACCATGGGGCGGGCTTGCCACACTCAGTTGCCTGAACAAGGGAATTGCAGGCATAGTCATTGATGGTGCTGTAAGGGATATTGATGAGATAAGAAGGATAGGACTGCCCGTATTTGCAACCGCCAACGTCCCCAATGCAGGTGATCCGAAAGGTTTCGGCGAGATCAATGCCACCATCAATTGCGGATCACAGGTTGTCAACCCCGGAGATTACATCGTAGGTGATGACAACGGAGTTGTTGTGATCGAAAAGGAACGCGCTTATGAAATAGCAAGGCGTGCAAAAGAGGTTGAGAAGAACGAGAAACGTCTGTACGAGGAGATAAAACGTGGAAGCACGCTTTCCGAAGTTCTTAAACTTAAGAAATGGGAGAAAATGTGA
- the pyrB gene encoding aspartate carbamoyltransferase, translated as MTFKDLHIISMKSFSRDMIDHILDTAEKLEPIASSKSKSDLLKGKVLAVMFFEPSTRTRMSFETAMMRLGGDVLSLGSVDASSIAKGETLADTIRVVEGYSNAIVLRHNKEGAAQLASEFSSVPIINAGDGAGHHPTQTFLDLYTIRRESHLDGLKIALAGDLKYGRTVHSLCYALSLYGAEITLVSPKELRMPAEIIDDLKSHNIKVRETDSIEEAISDVDVLYATRIQKERFPDPAEYRKVANSLQITPELLEKAKPELKVMHPLPRTNEIDPRVDGTPHACYFRQSFYGVPVRMALLALVMGALK; from the coding sequence ATGACATTCAAAGACCTTCATATCATTTCGATGAAATCCTTTTCCCGGGATATGATCGATCATATACTTGATACTGCTGAAAAGCTTGAACCAATAGCAAGCAGCAAATCGAAGTCCGATCTGCTGAAAGGTAAAGTGTTGGCTGTCATGTTCTTTGAACCCAGTACCAGGACACGCATGTCCTTTGAGACCGCAATGATGCGTCTTGGGGGGGATGTTCTAAGCCTTGGTTCTGTTGATGCAAGTTCTATTGCAAAAGGGGAGACACTTGCTGATACCATTCGTGTTGTTGAAGGTTATTCCAATGCAATTGTGTTGCGTCATAACAAAGAGGGTGCTGCCCAGCTTGCTTCGGAGTTCTCTTCGGTTCCTATTATCAATGCAGGCGATGGGGCAGGTCATCATCCTACGCAGACATTCCTTGATCTTTACACCATAAGGCGGGAAAGTCATCTTGATGGGCTTAAGATAGCTCTTGCAGGTGATCTGAAATATGGCCGGACAGTGCATTCGTTATGTTATGCTCTTTCTCTTTATGGGGCCGAGATCACACTTGTATCTCCGAAAGAGTTGCGTATGCCTGCTGAGATAATAGATGACCTTAAAAGTCACAACATAAAGGTCAGGGAAACCGATTCTATCGAAGAGGCCATCAGTGATGTAGACGTACTTTATGCTACAAGAATACAGAAGGAACGTTTCCCTGATCCTGCTGAGTATCGTAAAGTTGCTAATAGTCTTCAGATAACTCCTGAGCTTCTGGAAAAAGCAAAACCGGAGCTTAAGGTCATGCATCCTCTGCCAAGGACAAATGAGATCGATCCGAGGGTTGATGGTACGCCCCATGCCTGCTACTTCAGGCAGTCTTTCTACGGTGTCCCGGTAAGGATGGCATTACTTGCACTTGTCATGGGGGCATTGAAATGA
- a CDS encoding TMEM165/GDT1 family protein: MIQDILIPFLLVGLAELGDKTQLAVLLLSTKTKKYTSLLLGIMLAFFFTTGIAILFGNYIAQKIPVDYVRIGAGSLFILFGLLTLYKRGQTEEGDSNELKGPFLSGFWLILIAEMGDKTQLAAALFATQYNPYLVFVGVMLALFTMSVMAVYLGKIIMERVDKNIISTIAGILFIVIGGSFFL; the protein is encoded by the coding sequence ATGATTCAAGATATATTGATTCCTTTCCTGCTGGTCGGGCTTGCTGAACTCGGCGATAAGACACAGCTTGCAGTGCTGCTTCTTTCTACAAAAACAAAAAAATATACATCACTGCTTTTGGGCATTATGCTGGCATTCTTCTTTACTACCGGGATTGCCATACTTTTTGGAAATTATATTGCCCAGAAAATTCCTGTGGATTATGTACGCATAGGCGCCGGATCATTGTTCATTTTGTTTGGTCTGCTTACCCTCTACAAAAGGGGCCAAACTGAAGAAGGGGATTCCAATGAACTTAAAGGTCCTTTCCTGTCAGGATTCTGGTTAATCCTCATTGCAGAGATGGGGGATAAAACACAGCTTGCTGCAGCCCTTTTTGCCACCCAGTACAACCCTTATCTGGTATTTGTCGGGGTGATGCTGGCTTTGTTCACAATGTCTGTTATGGCTGTGTATCTTGGGAAGATCATAATGGAAAGAGTGGATAAAAATATCATATCCACGATTGCAGGAATCCTGTTCATTGTGATAGGCGGTTCATTCTTCCTTTAA
- the guaA gene encoding glutamine-hydrolyzing GMP synthase has translation MVKVEKFIPKAIDRIKEKAKGKTIVGLSGGVDSSVCAVLANRALGDMFFPIYIDTGLMRKGETEVIEKIFSDMNLQVIHAKDRFLEALVGVKDPEEKRKIVGETFIRIFEEEARELEAEYLIQGTIYPDKIESEGGIKSHHNVGGLPDRIDFKEIIEPIDDLYKDEVREVAWELGLPEEICERMPFPGPGLSVRIIGEVTEEKVDVVREANAIVEEELLEQFKPWQTFAAVIGKGTGVKGDVRVHGWIVAVRAVGSRDGMTAEALELPWETLKKIETRISGEIPSVARVLYDLSPKPPATIEFE, from the coding sequence ATGGTAAAAGTCGAAAAATTCATACCTAAAGCCATAGACAGGATAAAAGAAAAAGCCAAAGGAAAAACTATCGTAGGCCTTTCCGGCGGAGTCGACAGCTCGGTCTGTGCGGTTCTTGCAAACCGTGCCCTTGGGGACATGTTCTTCCCGATCTACATTGACACAGGACTTATGAGAAAAGGTGAGACCGAAGTCATCGAGAAGATATTTTCAGACATGAACCTTCAGGTGATACATGCCAAGGACCGTTTCCTCGAAGCACTGGTTGGAGTAAAGGACCCTGAGGAAAAAAGGAAGATCGTCGGTGAGACATTCATCCGTATTTTTGAAGAAGAAGCACGTGAGCTCGAAGCAGAATATCTTATTCAGGGAACCATCTATCCGGACAAGATCGAATCAGAAGGCGGTATCAAATCCCACCACAACGTAGGAGGACTGCCCGATCGTATCGATTTCAAGGAGATAATCGAACCTATAGATGACCTGTATAAGGATGAAGTACGCGAGGTTGCATGGGAACTTGGATTGCCTGAAGAGATCTGCGAGAGAATGCCATTCCCCGGACCGGGACTTTCTGTAAGGATAATCGGAGAGGTTACCGAGGAGAAAGTGGATGTGGTTCGTGAGGCAAATGCTATCGTTGAGGAAGAACTGCTTGAGCAGTTCAAGCCATGGCAGACCTTCGCCGCAGTTATCGGCAAGGGAACCGGTGTCAAAGGTGATGTCAGGGTACACGGCTGGATAGTCGCAGTTCGTGCAGTAGGCTCAAGAGATGGCATGACCGCAGAAGCACTTGAGCTTCCATGGGAAACTCTTAAAAAGATCGAGACAAGGATCTCCGGCGAGATACCATCTGTTGCCAGAGTACTCTACGACCTGTCACCAA
- the dapA gene encoding 4-hydroxy-tetrahydrodipicolinate synthase, giving the protein MFEGVLPAIITPFTKADTIDKTGLQQNIEFVENGGVSGITACGTTGESATLSTAEHMELIDIAVDCAKVPILAGTGSNNTAEAIELTKHAEDAGAAGALVISPYYNKPNKAGLIAHFKAIADAVEMPIVLYNVPSRTSQDMPLDAIIELAKVDNIVAIKEASGDLDKVSQIIENTMDEDFNVISGDDGLTMPITCLGGSGVISVVANVVPEKMVKLVNATNEGDMRTARQIHYEIAPLIRALFTETNPVPVKRAVELIGLNAGHLRLPLAPISSENEQTLISCLKGLGCI; this is encoded by the coding sequence ATGTTCGAAGGAGTATTACCTGCCATCATAACTCCTTTCACAAAAGCTGACACCATAGACAAGACAGGTCTTCAGCAGAATATCGAATTTGTCGAAAATGGTGGAGTTTCCGGAATTACCGCTTGCGGGACAACTGGCGAATCAGCCACATTGTCCACTGCGGAACACATGGAGCTTATTGATATCGCAGTTGATTGTGCAAAGGTGCCTATTCTTGCCGGAACCGGTTCTAACAATACGGCAGAGGCAATAGAGCTGACAAAGCATGCAGAAGATGCAGGGGCAGCTGGCGCTCTTGTAATATCTCCTTACTATAATAAACCGAACAAAGCAGGACTTATTGCTCATTTTAAGGCTATCGCAGACGCTGTGGAAATGCCCATCGTCCTTTACAACGTACCATCACGTACAAGCCAGGACATGCCACTTGATGCCATCATCGAACTTGCAAAAGTTGATAACATCGTTGCCATCAAGGAAGCAAGTGGCGATCTGGACAAGGTTTCACAGATCATCGAAAATACGATGGATGAGGACTTTAATGTCATATCCGGCGATGATGGACTGACCATGCCCATAACGTGCCTTGGTGGAAGCGGAGTTATCTCCGTGGTCGCAAACGTTGTACCGGAAAAGATGGTCAAGCTGGTAAATGCCACCAATGAAGGTGACATGAGAACAGCAAGACAGATCCACTACGAGATAGCACCACTTATCCGTGCATTGTTCACGGAAACAAATCCAGTCCCTGTCAAGCGTGCAGTGGAGCTAATAGGACTTAATGCAGGTCATCTGAGATTGCCTCTTGCACCTATCAGCAGTGAGAATGAACAGACCCTGATCAGTTGCCTGAAAGGACTTGGGTGTATCTGA